In a genomic window of Homo sapiens chromosome 22, GRCh38.p14 Primary Assembly:
- the GAB4 gene encoding GRB2-associated-binding protein 4 isoform X5, whose protein sequence is MRRNTAMQNLAQHSGYSVDGVSGHIHGFHSLSKPSQHNAEFRGSTHRIPWSLASHGHTRGSLTGSEADNEASSGKYTQHGGGNASRPAESMHEGVCSFLPGRTLVGLSDSIASEGSCVPMNPGSPTLPAVKQAGDDSQGVCIPVGSCLVRFDLLGSPLTELSMHQDLSQGHEVQLPPVNRSLKPNQKANPTPPNLRNNRVINELSFKPPVTEPWSGTSHTFDSSSSQHPISTQSITNTDSEDSGERYLFPQNPASAFPVSGGTSSSAPPRSTGNIHYAALDFQPSKPSIGSVTSGKKVDYVQVDLEKTQALQKTMHEQMCLRQSSEPPRGAKL, encoded by the exons ATGAGGAGAAACACAGCCATGCAAAATCTTGCCCAGCACAGTGGATACAGTGTTGATGGGGTCAGCGGTCACATCCATGGCTTCCATAGCCTTTCCAAGCCCAGCCAGCACAATGCAGAATTCAGAGGCAGCACCCACAGAATCCCCTGGAGCCTGGCCTCCCATGGCCACACCAGAGGCAGCCTCACAGGCTCTGAGGCGGATAATGAGG CTTCCTCCGGCAAGTACACCCAGCATGGTGGAGGGAATGCCAGCCGGCCTGCTGAGTCCATGCATGAGGGAGTCTGTTCTTTCCTG CCAGGAAGAACGCTTGTGGGCCTGTCAGACAGCATTGCTTCTGAGGGCAGCTGTGTGCCCATGAACCCAGGCTCCCCTACCCTGCCGGCTGTGAAGCAAGCAGGCGATGATTCCCAGGGTGTCTGCATCCCTGTGGGCTCATGTCTTGTTCGCTTTGACCTGCTTGGCTCCCCACTCACAGAGCTTTCTATGCACCAAGACCTCAGCCAGGGACATGAGGTCCAGCTGCCCCCTGTCAACCGCAGCCTCAAGCCTAACCAGAAGG CCAACCCAACACCGCCCAACCTGAGAAACAACAGGGTCATCAATGAGCTCTCCTTCAAGCCACCTGTCACAGAGCCCTGGTCTGGGACCAG CCACACCTTTGACTCCAGCTCCTCCCAACACCCCATCTCCACGCAGAGCATCACCAACACAGACTCAGAAGACAGTGGAGAGAGGTATCTTTTCCCG CAGAACCCGGCATCTGCATTTCCTGTTTCCGGTGGCACCAGCAGTTCAGCCCCGCCGAGGAGCACTGGTAACATCCACTACGCGGCCCTGGACTTCCAGCCGAGCAAG CCATCCATAGGCTCTGTCACGTCCGGCAAGAAGGTGGACTATGTCCAGGTGGATCTGGAGAAGACCCAGGCCCTGCAGAAGACCATGCATGAACAGATGTGCCTGCGGCAGTCCTCAGAGCCTCCCAGGGGCGCCAAGCTGTGA